AGAAGACCTTGCCACGTATGCGAGAGTGCAGCGATGCTCCGCGTCCGACTGACTGAATAAGAAGCAGACATCGAGCCAGCAGGAGAAGTTGAGCTACAATACAGCGTTCAGATGAAGTAGATGTGAGTTTGCTGAGGTCTACAGATCCAGATTCCGCCTCACAGACCGGAGGATGGTCCCCGGGGCCCCCAACACCACCAGCATGCTGCCCGCGTCCGAAGCCGCCAAGATCTACCAGACCAACTACGTGCGCAACTCCCGCGCCATCGGCGTCCTGTGGGCCATCTTCACCATCCTGTTCGCCATCGTCAACGTGGTGTGCTTCATCCAGCCCTACTGGATCGGGGACGGCGTGGACACCCCTCAGGCGGGCTACTTCGGTCTGTTCCACTACTGCATCGGGAACGGGCTGTCCCGGGACTTGACCTGTCAGGGCAGCTTCACCGAGTTCAGCAGCATCCCGTCCGGTGCGTTCAAGGCTGCCTCCTTCTTCATCGGCATGTCCATGGTGCTGGTCCTCACCTGCATCGGCTGCTTCgcgctcttcttcttctgcagcacCGGGACCGTGTACAAGATCTGCGGCTGGATGCAGCTGGCAGCAGGTAGGAGACTCAGACCACAGGTGGAAGTTCAGGAAACAGGTTCTAGGAGGTCCATGGCTGAGATCAGTCAAGAGTTCACATCAGTTTAGGTTAGTATCTGTGATTCTCATGTTTCCAGTCAGATTGTGGGTATATATGTTGCTCAGCACatgaaaacagctgaaattTAGAGCTACAAATCCAGATGTTGCTTATgcattttttctcctctttattGCAATTTTCTTGAAATTCACAAAAATCTACTTGAAATTCCGACAAATTGCAGCTTATATCCTCATTTCCTCACACAGAACCTCAACTGTTGTCAAGTCTGGtgtaaaaacaccagaaaatatGCACTCTTTGCACCAAtatccagatgtttcactcTTATTTCATAAATACTCTTCTTAACATTACATGTGTATCAGGTGGCGGTTCAGGAAACAGGTTCTGGTCCGTCTGGGGAGGTCCAAGGCTGAGATAGTTCACATCGGTCTGGTATCTGTGTTTCTCATGTTTCCAGTCAGATTGTGGATATGTATAATGCTCAGCACATGAGCAATTTATAGCTAAAATTCCAgatgttgctttttttagttTAGAAACTCCAGTAGATGCAATTTTTCCCTCCACTTTCTTGCCATTTTCtggaaaagtcacaaaaattcTTTTGAAATTGTCAAAAACTGCAGCTTATATCCTCAATTCCTCACACAGAACCTCAACTATTGTCAAGTTTGgtgcaaaaacaccacaaaatggTCTAAAAATCCAAATGTTCCGCTCTTTTTTCAGCTAATATTTCATAAATATTCTTATTAACATTACACATGTAAAAATCAAAGTCAAAAAGCAGTCGGTAACTAaaatccagatgttctcctccTTTCTCAGCTCGTTAACTCCAGTAAATACTCTTAACATTACAAATCTGTTGGGGTTTGTCTCTGATTTCACATAATTTACTTTAAATTCTCAAAAACTGCAGCTTATTTCATCATTTCCTCACACAGAACCTCAACTGTTGTCAAGTCTGGtgtaaaaacaccagaaaatatGCACTCTTTGCACCCAtatccagatgtttcactcTTATTTTAGCTCATATTTCATACCATTACATGTGTATCAGGTGGAGGTTCAGGAAACAGGTTCTGGTCCGTCTGGGGAGGTCCAAGGC
This is a stretch of genomic DNA from Acanthochromis polyacanthus isolate Apoly-LR-REF ecotype Palm Island chromosome 1, KAUST_Apoly_ChrSc, whole genome shotgun sequence. It encodes these proteins:
- the lhfpl3 gene encoding LHFPL tetraspan subfamily member 3 protein isoform X1, whose amino-acid sequence is MVPGAPNTTSMLPASEAAKIYQTNYVRNSRAIGVLWAIFTILFAIVNVVCFIQPYWIGDGVDTPQAGYFGLFHYCIGNGLSRDLTCQGSFTEFSSIPSGAFKAASFFIGMSMVLVLTCIGCFALFFFCSTGTVYKICGWMQLAAGTCLILGCMIYPDGWDSDEVKRMCGEKTDKYTLGACSVRWAYILAIMGIMDALILSFLAFVLGNRQDSLMSEELLGDKSGNNAI
- the lhfpl3 gene encoding LHFPL tetraspan subfamily member 3 protein isoform X2, with amino-acid sequence MVPGAPNTTSMLPASEAAKIYQTNYVRNSRAIGVLWAIFTILFAIVNVVCFIQPYWIGDGVDTPQAGYFGLFHYCIGNGLSRDLTCQGSFTEFSSIPSGAFKAASFFIGMSMVLVLTCIGCFALFFFCSTGTVYKICGWMQLAAGTCLILGCMIYPDGWDSDEVKRMCGEKTDKYTLGACSVRWAYILAIMGIMDALILSFLAFVLGNRQDSLMSEELLGDSLAV